From the Pseudomonadales bacterium genome, the window CGGCGATACTAGACGAAGATTAACCTATGTATTTATGGCTGCAAGCGCTTCACATTATATTTGTCATTAGTTGGTTTGCCGGTATTTTTTACTTACCCAGATTGTTTGTGCATTACTGTTTGAGCGATGATCAAGCAACACAGCAGCGCTTAGTGATTATGATGCAAAAGCTGTATCGATTTACCGCACCGTTTGCGTGGCTAAGTTTAGCCTTTGGCTTGTCAATGCTTTACCTTAATCTTGCCTATT encodes:
- a CDS encoding CopD family protein — translated: MYLWLQALHIIFVISWFAGIFYLPRLFVHYCLSDDQATQQRLVIMMQKLYRFTAPFAWLSLAFGLSMLYLNLAYLKSAGWFHTKMLFVIGLFAYQFYNRHLVKVFTEGRNTRSHRFYRIYNEAPVIAMFAMVILAVVKPF